Within the Nerophis ophidion isolate RoL-2023_Sa linkage group LG01, RoL_Noph_v1.0, whole genome shotgun sequence genome, the region GTCATCCAGAAGAACTTCCCCCTCAGTCAGGAGTGAAGTCCACTTTGAGGCCGGAGACTCCACAGTCaccccacattaaaaaggaagaggaggaactctggatcactcaggaaagagagtgtcttctaggaccgcaggaggctgatctcaccaagtttccactgagcattctctctgtgaagactgaagacgatgaagagaaaccacaaccagacaacctcttagctccccTGTCcgatagtgaggctgaagacggGAGTGAAGAACCTTTGAGCAGCGAAACGGACTCCGACGGGCGCAGCGAAGCAGACAGTGAAGGTGACATGAGAACTCACACTGGCAAAAAACACTTCAAATGCTCTAAAAAGAAGATAGACAAAAGATGTTTCAGCTGCTCGTCTTGTGCTAAAAGCTTTATTAGACCGGCTGAATTGGAgcaacacatgagaacgcacacaggagaaaaaccatttgTTTGTTCAGTTTGCGGTAAAAGCTTCTCTCAAAAAGGCAATTTGGCTCAgcacatggtcacacacacaggagaaaaaacattCGGTTGTTCTGTTTGCGCCAAAACCTTTTCCTACAAGAccaatttgactcaacacatgagaacacacacaggagagaaaacattttattgttcagtttgtggtaaaaacTTTTCTCACAAGAGCAGCTTGACTCtgcacatgacaatacacacggGGAAAAAACCGTTTACTTGTATAGTTTGTAGTCAAAGCTTTGCTCAAAAGAGAACTTTGATTCAACACAAGGTAACGCACACAGGGGAAAAACCTTTTGCTTGCTCAGTTTGTGGCAACCGCTTTTCTCAAAAGGGCAGTTTGACtgcgcacatgagaacacacacaggtcaaaaaccatttaattgttccGTTTGTGGACaaagcttttctcaaaagagAACTTTGACTcatcacatgagaacacacaccggagaaaaaccatttaattgcCAGGTTTGCGGCAAATGCTTTTCGCAAAAGAGAACTTTGACTCAACATCagagaacgcacacaggagaaaaaccattcaGCTGTTCACTGTGCGACAAAGCCTTTTCTCAAAACGGCAGCTTGACTTTACACATGAGAACTCACACAGGAACAAAACCATATGAATGCTTAGTTTGTGGCAAAAGTTTTTCTCAGAAGAGAAACATGACTCAACATATAAGAACGCATACGGGGGAGAAACCATTTTGTTGCTCGGTTTGCGGCAAATGCTTTTCTCAGAAAAATAAATTTAACCAACACGTGAGAGGACACGCCGAATATTTAATTGCTCAGTCTGAGGTGAAAGATTCCACCATAACTCTCACTGGGGAGAAATTGTAGTCCTCTTCTGCTATGCTTTTACCGCCTTCAAAATGTCCGACTTTGAACACCATTAACATGAATCGATCTGCCTGAAAGTACACATTCCAGGTCGCCTGGTGTTCATGTTTTGTGTCTGCAGACCAACCTCATATGATGACTGAgtacaaaaaatgttcacaagttGCAGCCACGTTTTTTCAACCATCAAAATGTAGGACCGATAATGTTTTGCAATTCTTGTCCTGACTCTTCAAAGATTCCTTTTTAGAGataatgtacacttcactgcaCTTGTAACACATTATAATGTTGCTGAGCATGATATAACAATTCtgagtgttgggtttcagcagcacaggcgtgcatgcgtgctttaaaggggaacattatcaccagacctatgtaagagtcaatatataccttgatgttccaggaaaaagaccatatgtttttttaaaggggaacattatcacaatttcaaaagggttaaaaacaataaaaatcagttcccactggcatgttgtgttttttgaaatttttttcaaaattttaccagtctccgaatatccctaaaaaaagctttaaagtgcttgattttcgctatttgcaatgcgactatccatttccctgtgacgtcacacagtgctgccaatgtaaacaaacaatggcgaatagcacagcaaaatatagcgacattagctcgaattcagactcggatttcagcgacttaagcgattcaacagattacgcatgtattgaaacagatggtcggagtatgaaagtattgaagaagaaactgaagctattgagcgaatagctattgacgctattcatagccatagcatggccaaatagctgcgttagcatcgccggtaaaatgtgcggaccaaacgatcaggactttcgcatctcttgacactagagcaacttaaatccgtcgattagtaagtgtttttttcgcattgaatgtgggtggaaggaaacgtaatatagttgcaaatgcatctgcaggttatccatacatctctgtgccatgtctgctttagcaccgccgctaaatagcatgtaagcatcgattagcgtagcatgttagtatcgattagctggcagtcacgccgcaaccaaatatgtctgattagcacaaaagtcaaaaaacaacactcacctttgtgatttcgttgactttatcgttgcaaatgcatctgcaggttatccatacatctctgtgccatgtctgtcatcgccggtcaaatgtggagacactctggcacattcaatgggggtctggcggcagacactttggcatcttcgggccagtggtgcaacttgaatccctccctgttagtgttgttacaccctccgacaacacaccgacgaggcatgatgtctccaaggttccaaaaaatagtcgaaaaaacggaaaataacagagctgagacccaatgtttacaatgtgttgaaaatgaaaatggcggctgtattacctcggcgacgtcacattctgacgtcatcgcctccagcgcgataaacagaaaggcgtttttaattcgccaaaattcacccatttagagttcggaaatcggttaaaaaaatagatggtcttttttctgcaccatcaaggtatatattgacgcttacatcggtctgctgataatgttcccctttaaccgatttccgaactctaaaagggtgaatttggcaatttaaacgcctttcaattgatagcctgtcggagcgatgacctttcacccgtgatgtcacaacatgaagcaacccgccattttctcaatctcattacacacaccaagtcaaatcagctcgatcattttccgttttttcgactgttttcccgtaccttggagacatcatgcctcgtgggtgtgttgtcggaggttgtaacaacactaacagggagggattcaagttgcaccactggccaaaagatgcgaaagtccctcgttggttccgcacactttaccgacgacagctatgctacgacagagatggcaagaatgtgtggatatcctgcgacactcaaagcagatgcatttccaacgataaagtcaaagaaatctgcaatattggaaaatagaccaccactgaatctgccggagtgcctTGGGAGCTATTCAGGGTCGacggcagtctgttcccgcagacgagcgaggtaaaccccctggatgtcttgtCTAAGACTTGAtatatgccacttctttttctgtctcattttgtccaccaaacttataacgttgtgcatgaatgcacaaaggtgagttttgttgatgttattgacttatgtggagtgtgctaatcagacatatttggtcacggcatgactgcaagctaatcaatgctaacatgctatttaggctagctgtatgtacatattgcgtcaatatgccttatttgtagctatatttgcatccagcctttccctccgcccatatttaatgccaaacaaacacataccaattgttggttagaaggcgattgccaaatttggctcaatagcttcagtttcttcttcaatttcattttcgctacctgcctccatactataaccatccgtttcaatacatgcgtaatctgttgaattgcttacgccgctgaaatccgagtctgaatccgagctaatatcgctatacctttctgtgctacccgccatgtttgtttctggttgtttcacgctgtgacgtcacaggataatggacgagtGGATATACcgatcaggcactttgaagccgtttttcgggatattgtgtgat harbors:
- the LOC133535504 gene encoding gastrula zinc finger protein XlCGF57.1-like isoform X1; protein product: MDDYCYAKMATSCQRQHERESETSRKSPTEIKTKPADGDVQQLIGHPEERSTQSGGSSTLSPEPPHIKEEEEELWITQEGDCLRGPQEADYEDNPRGDNLFSSSDSEAEDEDEEALNSDTDYEDIQQLIGHPEELPPQSGVKSTLRPETPQSPHIKKEEEELWITQERECLLGPQEADLTKFPLSILSVKTEDDEEKPQPDNLLAPLSDSEAEDGSEEPLSSETDSDGRSEADSEGDMRTHTGKKHFKCSKKKIDKRCFSCSSCAKSFIRPAELEQHMRTHTGEKPFVCSVCGKSFSQKGNLAQHMVTHTGEKTFGCSVCAKTFSYKTNLTQHMRTHTGEKTFYCSVCGKNFSHKSSLTLHMTIHTGKKPFTCIVCSQSFAQKRTLIQHKVTHTGEKPFACSVCGNRFSQKGSLTAHMRTHTGQKPFNCSVCGQSFSQKRTLTHHMRTHTGEKPFNCQVCGKCFSQKRTLTQHQRTHTGEKPFSCSLCDKAFSQNGSLTLHMRTHTGTKPYECLVCGKSFSQKRNMTQHIRTHTGEKPFCCSVCGKCFSQKNKFNQHVRGHAEYLIAQSEVKDSTITLTGEKL